A region of Anolis carolinensis isolate JA03-04 unplaced genomic scaffold, rAnoCar3.1.pri scaffold_7, whole genome shotgun sequence DNA encodes the following proteins:
- the nr2c2ap gene encoding nuclear receptor 2C2-associated protein isoform X2, with protein MHAVCKADFSPPRLCRVSSVLNRDAKQFGKSFMFDGKEETCWNSDQGSSQWLTLSFPQTVRVSQIVVQFQGGFASRKCTLKGFRDGEELPETAEFYPEDTNSLQTFPTKEMQLEKLKIAFENSTDFFGRIIIYRFDVLGEKL; from the exons ATGCATGCAGTTTGCAAAGCTGATTTCTCGCCTCCCAGACTTTGCAG GGTCAGCTCCGTCCTCAATCGAGACGCAAAACAGTTCGGGAAGAGCTTCATGTTCGACGGCAAGGAGGAAACCTGTTGGAACTCAGACCAG GGCTCTTCCCAATGGTTGACGTTGTCCTTTCCGCAAACCGTCCGAGTCTCCCAAATCGTCGTCCAGTTCCAAGGAGGATTCGCCAGCCGGAAATGTACCTTGAAAG GTTTCCGGGACGGAGAAGAGCTTCCCGAGACGGCTGAGTTTTATCCCGAAGACACCAACTCTCTCCAA ACTTTCCCTACGAAGGAAATGCAGCTGGAAAAACTCAAAATCGCCTTTGAGAACAGCACGGATTTTTTCGGACGAATCATCATCTACCGCTTCGATGTTTTAGGGGAGAAACTTTGA
- the nr2c2ap gene encoding nuclear receptor 2C2-associated protein isoform X3, producing MSSLICSDTVSRVSSVLNRDAKQFGKSFMFDGKEETCWNSDQGSSQWLTLSFPQTVRVSQIVVQFQGGFASRKCTLKGFRDGEELPETAEFYPEDTNSLQTFPTKEMQLEKLKIAFENSTDFFGRIIIYRFDVLGEKL from the exons ATGTCGTCCTTGATTTGTTCGGATACGGTGAGCAG GGTCAGCTCCGTCCTCAATCGAGACGCAAAACAGTTCGGGAAGAGCTTCATGTTCGACGGCAAGGAGGAAACCTGTTGGAACTCAGACCAG GGCTCTTCCCAATGGTTGACGTTGTCCTTTCCGCAAACCGTCCGAGTCTCCCAAATCGTCGTCCAGTTCCAAGGAGGATTCGCCAGCCGGAAATGTACCTTGAAAG GTTTCCGGGACGGAGAAGAGCTTCCCGAGACGGCTGAGTTTTATCCCGAAGACACCAACTCTCTCCAA ACTTTCCCTACGAAGGAAATGCAGCTGGAAAAACTCAAAATCGCCTTTGAGAACAGCACGGATTTTTTCGGACGAATCATCATCTACCGCTTCGATGTTTTAGGGGAGAAACTTTGA
- the nr2c2ap gene encoding nuclear receptor 2C2-associated protein isoform X4 translates to MMKTTHWVSSVLNRDAKQFGKSFMFDGKEETCWNSDQGSSQWLTLSFPQTVRVSQIVVQFQGGFASRKCTLKGFRDGEELPETAEFYPEDTNSLQTFPTKEMQLEKLKIAFENSTDFFGRIIIYRFDVLGEKL, encoded by the exons atgatgaagacgacgcattg GGTCAGCTCCGTCCTCAATCGAGACGCAAAACAGTTCGGGAAGAGCTTCATGTTCGACGGCAAGGAGGAAACCTGTTGGAACTCAGACCAG GGCTCTTCCCAATGGTTGACGTTGTCCTTTCCGCAAACCGTCCGAGTCTCCCAAATCGTCGTCCAGTTCCAAGGAGGATTCGCCAGCCGGAAATGTACCTTGAAAG GTTTCCGGGACGGAGAAGAGCTTCCCGAGACGGCTGAGTTTTATCCCGAAGACACCAACTCTCTCCAA ACTTTCCCTACGAAGGAAATGCAGCTGGAAAAACTCAAAATCGCCTTTGAGAACAGCACGGATTTTTTCGGACGAATCATCATCTACCGCTTCGATGTTTTAGGGGAGAAACTTTGA